DNA from Spirochaetota bacterium:
ATATCGATGGTCATCTCCCGGGCCTTTTCCTCGGGGAGGCGGTCGCAGTCTTCGCCGGTCAGGGCCAGGATAAGAGAGGTCTTCCCATGGTCGATATGGCCGGAGGTGCCCACGACGAACATTATTGCTTTCCTTTGTTGAGGGCTAAAAGTCTTCCCACCGCTGCGGCCGCGGCAGGGACATCATCGTCAAGGATTGTCATGAAATCCAGGGTAAAGCGGCCGTCTATGATGACACCGATGAGAGGGACTTCGGAATCGGCAAGGAAGGCGTAGATCTCATCAGCGCCGAGGCCGGGGATGTCCACCTGTATCCCCATGCTGTCCCTCTGGAAGCTGGGCATGGCTCCGCCTCCGATGGTGCTCTTCGTTCCGATACGTTTCAGGAACTCCTTTTTTTCCGGACCGGCAATGAGCCTGAGGAAACGGCTGATGCGCCCGCCGATCGACGCGCTGTCCTGGACCATGATACGCCAGAGAGACAGAGTATCGTGCTCTCCGTTGACATGCCTGATGAGGGTCTCCTGGAGGATATAATAGGTGATCTTGTCAACGCGGAGCATGCGCATGAGGGGGTTCCTGCGCAGGCGCCCCACCAGGTCCTTCCTTCCCACGATAATACCCGCCTGGCACCCGCCCAGGAGCTTGTCGCCGCTGAAGCAGACCAGGTCGGGGCCCTGGTCGATCTCCGACCGCACCGTCGCCTCGAAGGGCCGGGGAAGCCGTTGGTCCGTGGTAATGTTTCCGCTCCCCAGGTCGCGCACGAAGATGATTCCTTCTTTCTTGAGCTCACCCATGTCCCTGAGAGAGGGGCTTTCCGTGAAGCCCTGGATCGTGAAATTGGACCGGTGGCACGAGAAGATCATGGCCGTGTTTTCGGTAATGGCCCCGCGGTAATCTTCAACCGTGGTGATGTTCGTGGTCCCGGTCTCGACAAGGAGGGCGCCGCTCTGCTTCATGATGTCGGGCAAGCGGAAGCCCCCGCCGATCTGCACGAGCTCGCCCCGGGAGACCACGACCTCCCTTCCGCGGGCGAATTCGCTCAGTATGAGAAACACGCTGGAGGCGTTGTTGTTGACGATGAGGGCGTCCTCGGCGCCGGCCAGCCCGGCGATCAGCTCCTCGGCAAAGCCGCCACGCTTTCCCCGCCGCCGCTCCGCCAGGTCATATTCCAGGTTGCAGTAGCCGGAACAATCCGCCGCGATCTTCTGCAGTATGTCGGCGCCAATGGGAGATCGGCCCAGGTTTGTATGGATAATCACGCCGGTGCCGTTGATGACGCGCTGAAGCTTACGCCTTTTTTTTGACTGGCACCGCGACACCACGGCCGGGACTATGGATTCCAGCGAAACCGCACCTCCCCTTCCAGCCTCTTTTCTGATGTCGGAAATGACCTCGCGGACCGCCTCGATCACCGCTGACCGGCCTATCTCGGAGAAAAATCGGCTCAATTCCTCAGCCTGGAGGATTTTCTCCACCTGGGGGATATTCCTGAATATCTGGTTTATATCTTCCCTATCCATAGTTATTCGCTGTCATTCGACCAGCCTGATCGTCACATCCGGTTAAGCCGCTGTTTAAAAAATGCGGAAGGGGCAGGAATCGAACCTGCCGCCGTGATAAATCACAGCCTACGGTTTTGAAGACCGCGGGGACCACCGGATCCCATCCTCTTCCATAGTGGTGCCGATGGGGCTGTCTCAGAAGACCCCCCTAACCCCCCAGAGAGGGGGTTATTGACCTGGTTATGATCATGTAAGTCCCCCTCCGGGCGCCGCACTGAGCCTGTCGAAGTGGGATTCAGGGGGCTTCTAATTCAACCTCACCATTTATTGATTACATTTCACAGAATATCCATGTCAATAAATTAATTTGAAAGGCATATTTTTGCAACCGTAAAGACAGCTGGCCTGTCTTTACTTTTCGAATAGACGCAAAAAATGCCCTATGAAGATATAACGTCAGGGAGATTAATATGCTGGAATCATTACTGGGGATACTTGTTGTATTGAGTGCACTGTACGGCATAAAAATACTCAAATCGCTCTAAACCCCGTCAATACGCAGTACCGCGTGTTTATCACGCAACAAACACACACATAATATCACCCTTATTATGGGAGAAGGATATGGAAAGGAAGATACTATTGGTCTACCCGGAGATACCTGCGACTTACTGGAGTTTTAAGTACGCGTTGCCCTTCATACGATACAAAACCCTCATGCCACCCCTGGGGCTCATAACCATTGCGGCGCTCCTGCCCGAAGACTATACGGTGCGTCTCATTGACATGAACTTCCAGAAGCTCACCGCCGGGGATATAGCCTCTGCAGACATGGTCTTTGTCTCCGCCATGATCGTCCAGAAGGAATCCTTTCACAGGGTGGTAGCCCTGTGCAATGAATACGGTACGCCCGTTGTGGCCGGGGGCCCCTATCCGACATCGAGCTACCGGCATATCAAGGGAGTGAGCCATTTTGTCCTGAATGAAGGAGAAATAACGCTGCCCCGTTTTATCGACGACCTGGAGCGCGGACAGGCGCGGCATATCTACCAGGACGACGCCAAGCCGGATATAACCACGACGCCGCCTCCCCGCTTTGACCTGCTGGACATAGGCGCCTATGAATCAATGGCTCTCCAGTCCTCGCGGGGATGCCCCTTCAACTGCGAATTCTGCGATATCATAGAGATGTTCGGCCGGGTCCCGCGGTACAAGACGCCGGATCAGTTCATCAATGAAATGAATGTCCTGTATAAAACAGGCTACCGCGGGTCCCTCTTCATCGTCGATGACAATTTTATCGGTAATAAAAAGAAGGCCCGTGAACTGCTGGAGCATATTGCAGCCTGGCAGAAAGAGCGTAACTACCCGTACAGCCTCTTCACGGAGGCGAGCATAAACCTTGCCCAGGATGACGGTCTCATCGACCTGATGGTCGACGCGGGA
Protein-coding regions in this window:
- a CDS encoding L-seryl-tRNA(Sec) selenium transferase; this translates as MDREDINQIFRNIPQVEKILQAEELSRFFSEIGRSAVIEAVREVISDIRKEAGRGGAVSLESIVPAVVSRCQSKKRRKLQRVINGTGVIIHTNLGRSPIGADILQKIAADCSGYCNLEYDLAERRRGKRGGFAEELIAGLAGAEDALIVNNNASSVFLILSEFARGREVVVSRGELVQIGGGFRLPDIMKQSGALLVETGTTNITTVEDYRGAITENTAMIFSCHRSNFTIQGFTESPSLRDMGELKKEGIIFVRDLGSGNITTDQRLPRPFEATVRSEIDQGPDLVCFSGDKLLGGCQAGIIVGRKDLVGRLRRNPLMRMLRVDKITYYILQETLIRHVNGEHDTLSLWRIMVQDSASIGGRISRFLRLIAGPEKKEFLKRIGTKSTIGGGAMPSFQRDSMGIQVDIPGLGADEIYAFLADSEVPLIGVIIDGRFTLDFMTILDDDVPAAAAAVGRLLALNKGKQ